Proteins from a single region of Xenopus laevis strain J_2021 chromosome 9_10S, Xenopus_laevis_v10.1, whole genome shotgun sequence:
- the sult1b1.S gene encoding sulfotransferase family 1B member 1 S homeolog (The RefSeq protein has 2 substitutions compared to this genomic sequence) encodes MGAPQELFYRFQLLPVHGIPFMKPIADNWDRIETFQAKPDDLLIATYPKAGTTWMQEIVDSIMNAGDLKKVKRAPTHVRFPFLEICNPSPVPCGVDVLEETQSPRIIKTHLPYELIPKSFWEHECKVIYVARNAKDNAVSYYYFDLMNKTQPHPGTWEEYVGKFLKGNVPWGGWFHHVIGWWKARAKHQILYVFYEDMKEDPKREIRKVIRFLGKELSEDLLEKICQHTSFKAMKENPMANYSAMPDSVLDQSISPFMRKGEVSDWKNHFTVQQNEMFDAEYQKRMEGTDLKFRCSI; translated from the exons ATGGGTGCACCACAGGATTTGTTCTACAGATTCCAGCTGCTCCCTGTTCATGGGATTCCCTTTATGAAACCCATTGCAGATAACTGGGATAGGATAGAGACATTTCAGGCCAAGCCAGATGACCTCCTCATTGCAACGTATCCCAAAGCAG GTACCACCTGGATGCAGGAGATAGTGGATTCCATCATGAACGCTGGAGAcctgaaaaaagtaaaacgtGCCCCCACGCACGTCCGATTCCCTTTCCTCGAAATCTGCAACCCTTCACCTGTCCCTTGTG GAGTCGATGTCTTGGAAGAGACACAATCTCCACGAATAATAAAAACTCATCTTCCTTATGAACTCATCCCGAAATCCTTCTGGGAACATGAGTGCAAG GTGATCTATGTTGCACGCAACGCAAAGGACAATGCTGTCTCTTATTACTACTTTGATCTGATGAACAAGACTCAGCCGCACCCCGGCACCTGGGAGGAGTATGTGGGAAAGTTCTTAAAAGGAAATG TGCCCTGGGGTGGCTGGTTCCATCATGTTATCGGCTGGTGGAAAGCCAGGGCCAAACACCAAATCTTGTACGTCTTCTATGAGGACATGAAAGAG GACCCAAAGCGTGAGATCCGCAAGGTGATAAGGTTCCTGGGGAAGGAGTTATCTGAGGACCTTCTTGAGAAGATCTGTCAGCACACCTCTTTCAAGGCCATGAAGGAAAACCCCATGGCTAATTACAGTGCCATGCCAGACAGTGTCTTGGACCAGACCATCTCACCGTTTATGCGGAAAG GGGAAGTCTCTGACTGGAAGAATCATTTCACTGTACAGCAGAATGAGATGTTTGATGCCGAGTACCAGAAGAGAATGGAAGGAACGGACCTCAAATTCCGTTGCAGTATCTGA